The Candidatus Margulisiibacteriota bacterium genome segment ATAGATCAGCGTGTAATACGCCGGCACGGTGTTTACAGAAATTAGCAGGTTTGTCAAACTAACAGCATAATAACAATGCTAAGAGGTGTAGTATGGGTGAAGACGATTTGGTGAAAATTTTAAGCGTAAATATCAAACGCCAGCGCAATCATTTTCAATGGTCTCAAGAAAAACTGGCGGAAGAAGTCGGCGCTTCGGTGACTTTCATCAGTGGCATCGAGACCGGCCGCAAATGGGTCTCCCCGAAAACTCTGGCCAAACTAGCCCGGGCTTTTGGCTTGCGCAGTTATGAGCTGCTCAAACCGGACGACGTGCTGCCGCAAGATTATTTTAGTCTGCTGAGCCGCTATACCGAGGATTCCTGCGCCGCCTTAAATCTAATTAAAGAAAAATATTTAACCAAACTGCGTCCACCGAAGCAGGGACGAAAAGTTAAATTGTAAATCGCGGCTGGCAGCGCGGACAGATATGCGTGGTGCGGCCAGCCAGTTTGACCCGCCGGATAGGCGCGCCGCAGCGGCGGCAGTTTTTTTGCTTGTAGACATTGAGCAGATTTTGAAAATTGCCGCGCGCGCCTGATGAAGTAATATAGTCGGAAACAGAAGTGCCTTTATTTTTAATACCGAGCCGCAAAACGCCGGTGACTGCCGCCAGCAGTTTTTGCGGCGGGATCCGGCCGACCGGAGTGTGCGGGTCGAGCTTTAAGCGAAAAGCTGTTTCGTCCGCGTAAATATTGCCGACGCCAGCAATGATAGTCTGATCGAGCAGAAAAACTTTCAAGGCTTTGTTCTTATTTTTTTGCGCCAGTTTAATAAAGTCCGGCAGTTTCACAGACAGCGCGTCCGCGCCGGCGTTGATATAATCCGCAAAATTTTTCCGCGGCGGCACGACGACCCAGCGGCCAAATTTACGAATGTCGCGGTAATAAAGTTTCTCCGGCGCGCCGGCAAATTCAATAATAATATGCACATGTTTGTCCGGGTGATAATTGGCGGCCAGGAACAACTGGCCGGTCATGCGCAAATGCACGACCAGCCGCGCGCCTTTTTGGGTGGAAATTTTGATATATTTGCCCTGCCGGCCAAGAGCGGTCAGACTGTCGCCAACCAAAAAATTTAAACCCCGTGGCGGATCGACAATTTTAGCAAAAGAGACTTTGACGCTTTTGATCTTTTTACGCAGACAGCTTTTGTTCAATCCCCTAACAATAGTTTCCACTTCTGGTAGTTCTGGCATATTATCCTTCTTTACTAATCTATAGTTTCCACCCGAACTTCACAAGTGTAACGAAGTGAAGAGAGGGCAACAAGCGCGCAGCGCGACGTTACTTCCGGTAATTCTGGCATATTATAGTTTTGCGGCTAGTTCCCGCGCCCAGGCAGCCAATTGTTTTTCCTCGTCAGGTTTCGGCAGGCCTTTGAAAAACAAGGGCGGCAAAATCTCCGGCTTGACGGCGGTCAGCAAGGCGGTTATTTGCTCCGCGGCGCGTCCGCCCCAGGAATAAGAGCCGTAAAGCCCCAGATATTTAGTTTTCGGCCGCAACGCGTTAAAAAGAAAAGCCGCGTTAGCCGCGACCGGATGGGCGCCGGCCAGCACCGTCGGCGTACCGAGCAGCACAGCTCTCGCGTCGACCAATTCCATAGCGACGTCGCCGAGATCAGCCGAAGTCAGATCCAGCGCGCGCGTCGTGATATTTTTCGTTTCCAGTTCGCTGTGAATAATCTCCGTCATGTGGCGCACACTGTCGTGCATCGAGACATAGAGCAACAGCGCGTCTTTAGTATCCTCACCTGCCCAGTCCGCATAGGCAGTCAAAATAAATTCTGGATGATTGTAAACCTGACCGTGGCTCGGCGCGATAATTTTCGGCGCGAGAGTCTTGACCAGCTCCAAATGTTTGCGGACATTTACGCGGAACGGCATCATGATCTCCGCGTAATAACGCTTGGCGGCGCGGTAAATGACCGTTTCGTCACGCGGATAAAGATCGTTTGACGCGTAATGCGCGCCCAGAAAATCAGTCGTAAATAAAACTTTTTCCTCTGGCGCAAAAGCGAACATGGTCTCCGGCCAATGCACCCACGGCGCGAAATGGAACCGCAAAGTCAGTCCGCCGCCCAGATCCAGAACGGCTTTGTCCTCGACCAGCAAAAACTTTTCCACCGGCAGATGCAGCAGGTCAAGCAAAAACTCGCGGCATTTGGCGTTAGTGACTATCCTGGCCTGCGGGTAGGCGCGGATAAAATCCACCAGCGCGCCGCTGTGATCCTGTTCGGCGTGGTTGGCAATGATGTAATCAGGGCGGCAGTCCGCTGCTTTGATATTCTGCAGCCATTCCGCGGCAAAAGGCGGATCAACCGCGTCAATGACCGCGGTTTTCTCACCGCGCACCAGGTAAGAATTGTAACTCGTACCGTCCGGTAGCGGGATCAGCGCGTCAAACAACCGGCGCTGAAAATCATTTACGCCAACCGCGTAAATTTTTTCCGTAACTTTTCTTAACATCAATAGTTTTCCGCTTTAAGCTCAAAATATTTTTGCGGATGCTGGCAGGCCGGACAGCTCTCTGGAGCTTCCGCGCCCTCGTGCACATAACCGCAGTTGCGGCAAACCCAGCGCGCGGGTTTGCTTTTTTTGAAAACTGAGCCGTTCTTGATATTATCCAGCAATTTACGGTAACGGATCTCGTGCTCTTTTTCTACCAGAGCGACCTTTTCAAAAGTATTCGCAATTTCCGCAAAACCTTCCGCTTTGGCCGCTTGAGCAAAAGCCGGATACATTTCCGACCATTCTTCTTTTTCGCCAGCGGCGGCAGCTTCAAGATTTTCAGCGGTATTGCCGATGCGTCCGGCCGGAAAAGCCGCGGTTATCTCCACCGCTCCGCCCTCTAAATATTTAAAAAACTTCTTGGCGTGCTCTTTTTCGTTTTCCGCCGTTTCCATAAACAGCGCGCCGATCTGCTCGTAGCCTTCTTTTTTGGCCACGCTGGAAAACCAGGTGTAGCGGCTACGCGCTTGCGACTCGCCGGCCACCGCCGTTAATAAATTTTTCTCTGTTTTACTGCCTTTTAATGAAAGCATACCGTCCTCCAAAAAATTATTAGGTACGACCGAGCGCGGTTTTCTATGCGCACGAGGAAGTACCTGCCGCAAAGCAACAAATAAATCATACTATTATGGTACGACCGACAGCGACCCCAAGTCGCGGAGGGAGTACCTAGCGCATTGGCGCTAGGTATATTTTAGCAAAAAATGGGTAATATTAAAACAACAAATCCAGGGAGGGAATTATGGTTGTACCGCGTCTGTCTTTTAATGAACATATCGAGCAAGAACATTATACGATCAAACGGCCGCTTTCAGCCACGCAGTTGATGCTGAATATTTTGGAGTCGGCGCCGCTGACTTCGCGCGAACACAGCCCCGAACTCCGTTTTAATGCGCCGCAGAAAATCCTGACTTTAATTGAATAAACAGATTTTCCAGCGCGCGGCGTCTGTGACTGTGCGCATTTTTCTCCTCGGGCGAAAGCTCCGCAAAAGTCCTGCCCAGCGGCGGATAATAAAAAACCGGATCGTAGCCAAAACCCTGCTCGCCGCGCGGGGCCTCGGCGATCAAGCCGGCGCAGCGTCCTTCGGCCGTGTATAAAATTTTTTGCGGGCTGGCCACGACCAGCGTCGTGACAAAACAGGCGGCGCGGCGCGCGGCCGGAATGTCTTTTAGTTCGCGCAAAAGTTTAGCGCACAACTGCCCGGAATTTGCGTCCGCGCAGCCAACCGCCAGTGCGGCTGACCTAGCTTCGCGCGTAGGGATACCGCGCTCGCAAACGGCATAGCGCGCGGAATATACACCGGGCGCGCCACCGAGAGCATCTACCACAAGACCGGAGTCGTCAGCCAGTACGGTTTCATTAATATATTTGGCGGTTTCCAGCGCTTTTTTTGTAGCGTTGCCCAGGAACGTGTCTTGATCCTCGTCTATTTCCGGCGCGGCATAACCGTCCAGCGGGACAATTTCCAGCTCAGAAATCTGGTCAAGTATTGCTTTGATCTCTTTTATTTTATGCTGATTGCGTGAAGCGATGACCAGTTTCATTTCAATACAGTATAGCTGAATTTTGCGGTTTTCGTTGCAATTTTTTCAGATCGATTACGATATCTTTATAGAGGTGATGCGTCATGACAGATACTAGCCTGGTCGGTGTGAAAGAAGAACGTTCTTTGATCATCAGAACCCGCAGAACCAATCCCTCGGATACATATACCGTATGGCCGGACGATTGCTTGTCTGTTATTGCGGAGAGTCATTATACAACCGTAGATCGGCTTTTGGAGCTTAATCCAACCATTATTAATCGCGATTATATTCAAGCCGGGCAACGAATTAAATTACCAAAAGAAAGTGAGGAAATTTCTCGGTTTCTTTCTAGATTAGAACAAACAGAATATCCTAGAGATTATTTAGCAAATATTCCACAGCAAACTTTTAACTTAATCGTCAATAATCGCCAGGCTTTGCTGGATGTGTCGGATTCCCGCTATTTCGGAGAATTTATCCACAAGCTGAAAAACCAATTATCGCCAGTCAAATATGAAAATATATTGATGACCCTAGCCCGCGGCAGGCCATCATATATCAATGCCAACTTATTTATTATTAATTCATCTTTTTCGCTTGGTGCGCGCGAAAAGAAAATATTAGCAACTGTATCTGCTAATGATATTAGGGCAGAGTTGAAAAGCGGGGATGCGAATATGTACGGGTTGGCAAAGTTATTGCGTTATCGAACAGATTTATTCGGTACAGTTATTCCTGAATTGAACGCTAAAGATTTCGGCACTTTGCTGAATAACTTTCTGCAATATAAAAATGAAATACGCGCGTTGAGCGCTGTAAACAAATACTTGCTACAAAAAACTATCGCGCTATGTGGCACTCCGTTATCTGTGGAAAATGCTACTTTTATAAACAATCTTACGCGGCAAGCGCAGCCAGGAGAAATTATGTATACTGAACGCTTCAGCGCTGGTGAATTAGACGCCCTGGAAGCCAATAATGCCAAACCTATTGACGCCGTCAGGCCGGTGGCCTTAGTATTGGCTAACCGAGGCGATTACAATGGAGCTTTTGAAAAAAGCCATAGCCGAGAAACAATCCAGCCTTTAACTAAAGCATTTGACGATAATTTACGTTATCGAGAAGTAAGCCGCGACTCTGAAATTTTGCCATTGGTAAAAGCTATCGGACGGCAGAGAAAAATTGATTTACTGGTTATAGCAGGACATGGAGAAAGTTCGTCAATTCGACTTGCTGACGATGGTGATGCCGATGAATACTTATTAGACCCTACGGATGAATCTATTGTAAAAGGATTACGGGAATATCTGGCTCCAGATTGCAAGATCATTCTGGAATCTTGCTCTACCGGCGCAGGAGGCGGCAATACCGAAAATATGGCTAACTTTATTGCCAAATGCCTGCCCGGCTGTACAGTTTTCGCGCCGACCATAGATAGTTATGTACACAAATTTATCTTTGATTCACAGAATAAATTTGAAAATATTATTTACAATGACGACCCGCAA includes the following:
- the rdgB gene encoding RdgB/HAM1 family non-canonical purine NTP pyrophosphatase; this encodes MKLVIASRNQHKIKEIKAILDQISELEIVPLDGYAAPEIDEDQDTFLGNATKKALETAKYINETVLADDSGLVVDALGGAPGVYSARYAVCERGIPTREARSAALAVGCADANSGQLCAKLLRELKDIPAARRAACFVTTLVVASPQKILYTAEGRCAGLIAEAPRGEQGFGYDPVFYYPPLGRTFAELSPEEKNAHSHRRRALENLFIQLKSGFSAAH
- the mutM gene encoding bifunctional DNA-formamidopyrimidine glycosylase/DNA-(apurinic or apyrimidinic site) lyase, yielding MPELPEVETIVRGLNKSCLRKKIKSVKVSFAKIVDPPRGLNFLVGDSLTALGRQGKYIKISTQKGARLVVHLRMTGQLFLAANYHPDKHVHIIIEFAGAPEKLYYRDIRKFGRWVVVPPRKNFADYINAGADALSVKLPDFIKLAQKNKNKALKVFLLDQTIIAGVGNIYADETAFRLKLDPHTPVGRIPPQKLLAAVTGVLRLGIKNKGTSVSDYITSSGARGNFQNLLNVYKQKNCRRCGAPIRRVKLAGRTTHICPRCQPRFTI
- a CDS encoding helix-turn-helix domain-containing protein → MGEDDLVKILSVNIKRQRNHFQWSQEKLAEEVGASVTFISGIETGRKWVSPKTLAKLARAFGLRSYELLKPDDVLPQDYFSLLSRYTEDSCAALNLIKEKYLTKLRPPKQGRKVKL
- a CDS encoding FprA family A-type flavoprotein encodes the protein MLRKVTEKIYAVGVNDFQRRLFDALIPLPDGTSYNSYLVRGEKTAVIDAVDPPFAAEWLQNIKAADCRPDYIIANHAEQDHSGALVDFIRAYPQARIVTNAKCREFLLDLLHLPVEKFLLVEDKAVLDLGGGLTLRFHFAPWVHWPETMFAFAPEEKVLFTTDFLGAHYASNDLYPRDETVIYRAAKRYYAEIMMPFRVNVRKHLELVKTLAPKIIAPSHGQVYNHPEFILTAYADWAGEDTKDALLLYVSMHDSVRHMTEIIHSELETKNITTRALDLTSADLGDVAMELVDARAVLLGTPTVLAGAHPVAANAAFLFNALRPKTKYLGLYGSYSWGGRAAEQITALLTAVKPEILPPLFFKGLPKPDEEKQLAAWARELAAKL
- a CDS encoding LysM peptidoglycan-binding domain-containing protein — translated: MTDTSLVGVKEERSLIIRTRRTNPSDTYTVWPDDCLSVIAESHYTTVDRLLELNPTIINRDYIQAGQRIKLPKESEEISRFLSRLEQTEYPRDYLANIPQQTFNLIVNNRQALLDVSDSRYFGEFIHKLKNQLSPVKYENILMTLARGRPSYINANLFIINSSFSLGAREKKILATVSANDIRAELKSGDANMYGLAKLLRYRTDLFGTVIPELNAKDFGTLLNNFLQYKNEIRALSAVNKYLLQKTIALCGTPLSVENATFINNLTRQAQPGEIMYTERFSAGELDALEANNAKPIDAVRPVALVLANRGDYNGAFEKSHSRETIQPLTKAFDDNLRYREVSRDSEILPLVKAIGRQRKIDLLVIAGHGESSSIRLADDGDADEYLLDPTDESIVKGLREYLAPDCKIILESCSTGAGGGNTENMANFIAKCLPGCTVFAPTIDSYVHKFIFDSQNKFENIIYNDDPQRTYHVIYKDGELIHNDPNTQQQYLIIEQS
- a CDS encoding rubrerythrin family protein translates to MLSLKGSKTEKNLLTAVAGESQARSRYTWFSSVAKKEGYEQIGALFMETAENEKEHAKKFFKYLEGGAVEITAAFPAGRIGNTAENLEAAAAGEKEEWSEMYPAFAQAAKAEGFAEIANTFEKVALVEKEHEIRYRKLLDNIKNGSVFKKSKPARWVCRNCGYVHEGAEAPESCPACQHPQKYFELKAENY